ATTTTGGGTATTCCTTTGGAGACTCAAAATTTCGAATCCTTTCAAATATAGTTTTGATGGTAGGTGGGTCATAACACAAGAAATAGGAAGTTTTTGACATGTGATAACCGTATCTGCAAAGATTTAAAGCTGAAGTCAGATTCTAGGTAACTTTTGGGACATGTACATATTAAAGATAAGTGAACATagtattttatagaaaatgataCTGATAATTTTAATAGTAAAGAAATCTAACTGTTCCTCAAAACCAAATGAAGgactaaaccaaccaaccaaaaaaaaaaaaaaaaaaacaagcaaggaagATCTGGCACGTGAGAGACATACAAGAACTTACTTCTCATAAACTTTCGACAGCTGCTCTGTCAGGGTTACCTTCCTGGTTTCCAGGAAAGAGGCCAtctcagcaacaacaacagcgGCACTCACTCCATCTTTATCcaacactgaggttccacacagaAAACCTGAGGGTTACACAGTGTCTTtagaaaaggggaacacttcagCCTACAATTGCCACAGTTTCACGTTTCTTCCCTGACCAGTGAACAGAAGAGCACATTatcaagccaggtgtggtaatgTATGACTATATTTCAGTACCCAAGGGGCTTAATTGGTTGTTAATTaaaattgtctcaaaataaaacaacacacacaaaaaaaaaccctaacattaacaacaaaatacagtgacagcaacaacaaatctAACTCCATAGGAGTCTAGTAACAGAACGTATTCAGGAACCTTTAAGTTCTTCTCTGATGGAAAATGAACATTATGTATTGTATTGTGAGTTAGTTTTCTTAGACAAACAATGCCTTTACGTTTTTAAgcaatgcaatgcaatgcaatgcaatgtAAGCACACCACATGCTTAAACTTTACACCATGGCCTGCATAAAGCCTTTGCTAATTCCTTCTTTGTAGCCAGATTTGAGGGTTTTTCATCTGATGAGCTACTGTCTACTTGAAAGAAAGACACATGTACTGCTAGGCATGCATCTCtgaattttttcttaaatatatatatatatatatatatatatttggtttttttgagacagggtttctctgtggctttggaggctgtcctggaactagatcttgtagaccaggctggtctcaaactcagagatctgactgcctctgccttttgagtgctgagattaaaagcatgcaccaccactattttttttttaaagcattatgaATACTATTTAGAAATCCAGAAACTctataagctttttttttttttttctgctttttccagacagggtttctgtggttctggctgtcttggaactcactatgtagaccagactgtgcctgcctctgcctcctaagtgctaggatcacatgtgtgcaccaccaccgcccagctgcatCTCTGCATTTTCACAACCAAAATTACAGCTAGAAGTAAATGTCTCCTCTCTACAGAagtactgtattttaaaatgctttcaaccaaaagaaaaagggttgTTAGTATTTACTACATACCAATAGACTCTTCAAATGCAAAAAGGACTTCTTTCCCATGCCCTAGGAGATCTTTTATCCTACTTCCAATCCATTTAAAGCCTGGTAATGTTTCCTGAAATGTAGAGGAAGCCACTCCAGTTAAGTGACTCTGATGAACACATATTAAAGAACTTATTTCTAAATGCACATAATGCCTCATTAGTGAGTTTCTTGTTTATATGGTCCTTGTTTATACAGTGGTAGATATATAGTCACAAACTACCATAaccaccacacacaggcacaaagaaTGACCCACTAGCAGAGAAACAGGTGATTTACATCAAACATGTTTATGTGATGAggaatataaatgcatatatattatgatcATCTACTGTACTGTGATGGGTGCTTTACATCATCTTTTCTAATGCTCACAAACAATGCTGCCGTAGTAGAGGCTCAGAGATGACCGTTCCCAAGACTGCACATGAGGGATGGGGGCAGCGTTTAATTATATTGCTTTCCTGAAACTGTCCTTTAAGCACTCATGGAGGATGTGATTTAGCCTGCTTGGGTAATCAAAGCTTTTAGATTTTAGAGACAAAATATGAGCACACCACATGCTTGAACTGTGAATTGTTCCACAAAGCTGTGGCATACATAAAGCCTTTACCAACCCTTCTTGTAATTAGATTTGAGGGCTTTTCATTTGCTGAGCTACCGTCCACTTTAAAGACATGCCCTGCTTTAGTGTCAACAGAGAAAGCATGTATGCACACTAATTCTAGAGCTTAGCCGTCACTATTTCCTAATTCAGCTTTCTACttcctctttaaaaaatagaaatagaaaagccaaCACCACCCTcagtaaaaacaaatttataattttgcttttttaaaatcaagtttCTCTTTTATGCTCAGGATGTATTCTTTGctataaataaggaaaatgttaACATAATCTTAGGcttgaataaaatttcattatctTCTAATTTTTTGTATGTAACAAGCACAatacccatttttttcttctttgtatgataggtgtgtgtgtgtgtgtgtgtacttacatCCATGTTCATGTGAATGAGGACATATGTGTGCCAGTCCACATGTGGACTTTAAAGGACAAACTTGGGAATTGGTCCTCTCTTTCAACCTTATTTAAAACAGGGTCTTTTCATTGTTTGCCACTGCATTCAATGGGACAGCTGGCCTCTGAGTTTCAGAAGTATCCCTGTATCACATCTTGTCATAGGAGGACTAGAACTACATGCCTGCAGTACTGCATCCAActttacatgggttttggggatccaAATTTGGGTCCTCAAGAGTGCAAGGCAAAACTTTACCCactaagcatctccccagcccacaatATTCTTTCACTTATCCAATTAGTGTTAAGATGCATAGCTTGGTGATGACTCAAGAAAAATGCCCATTTTTATTGATACTTGgcaaagaggacagaagacaacttAACTGACCAGTTAGTCCAAGTAGCTGTAAAAGCAAGTCACAAAATTAATGTTCCAGCCTGGGAGTCACTACTTATTTTCTGGGTATAGAGTCACTGGATCTTAGTCTGCAATTTAGAGTTCTGGTTAAGGTAACAACTCATAATTCTGTATTTGATAGGTATAAGCAAAGATTCAATGATTATAATTCTCTGAAGTCTGTGTTACTGATAGGCCAGATTTTCCCAGGCTAAAATGTTCTATATTCCCATATGACATTTCCAGACAGTACTACATGGAGTAAGAAGCATTGATGTAATGTCTGGAAGAACATTTCATGTCAGAAATTCACATACTAGATGACTTTGACTCGGGGTGTCTAAAATTAAGCAAGTGTGAACAGAGTTAGAAAATGGGGAGAGTTATAAATGAGATCAATGAAAATCAGTCTGGTACAGAGCTGTCtttatagaaatatttagaaaagtaACATGCAGACTTCAAATGAAGTCTGCTTCATTCTTACCTCAAAATGAAATCCTTCTTTAAGTGCAATCGCCTTTAAAATTTTAGAAGAGACAGTGGTGGCTAGCATGTACACGTTCTTCACATCAgcatttgatttgttttctttccagcaATCAAACATCCACCATCCAAACAAAGCTGCCAACTCATTCCCTGTAAAAACTTTCCAATGGCCGCtgtagaaagaatgaaaattcaAAGTCAAGACCTTTGAATTTTCATGAGCTTCTCATGAAAACTTTCTGGCTCAGACCTTCAAACCACTACCCATACCCTGCCCCCACTTTTTGAAACCCCCAAAGTTATTATATGACAGAACATTTATTCCTTCTTTTCAGTGtgttgtatatacatgtgtacctaCTTGAGtgtcatgtatgtgcacatgtaggGAGGCCAGAAGTGAACACTGAGTAGCTTCCTCAATTACTCTTCACCTTATTGTTATAGTTTAaatttcacgtgtgtgtgtgtgtgtgtgtgtgtgtgtgtgtgtgtgtgtgtgtgtgtgcttttttgcCTGTGGACACATGTGTGTAATGcctgtgaagaccagaagaggatggtggatcccctggaactggagtacagacggctgtgagccacctgatgggcaccaaacccaggacttcagaaagagaagcatgtgctcttaaatgctaagccatcttgccaattctccattttattttttgggacagggtctctcactggacctggagatCATAAATTCAGCTAGGTGGACTAGCCAATGAACTCCatgagcctcctgtctctgtccccaccaGTGCTGAGTTCATACGTGCAGCTGACCTGCTGTGTCCTGAAAACAGTTGTGTTGTGGTCATctgctgcctctggctcttagCATGTTTACACACCCTCTTCTGTGATCCTTGATTCTTGGGATGAGGAGCCCATTTAGGGCTGAAGCGCAAACTACTTACTTCTCCTGAAGTTCTGCCACTGCCAGCCGGTCTGCATCAGGATCTGTGGCTAGCACTATCCGGgcattctctttctctgccaATCTCAGAGAGAGTTCCTAAAAAGGTGACCCAAAAAGGATAGATTGTACTAAAGAACCCAAATCCAATGTTCTTGTTCCCAACTATAGGCACTATGTCAGTGATATGAATTTCAGAAAGCATGCAGTGTGGAGAGACAGAACTAGGGCCACTTTCTGCAGAGATTTCAAACAAATCCTTACAGCTCCAATGTAATTTGAAAGGTCACACTATGGTGCTTGCTGCAGAGCACAAGGGAAGCATGTAAGTCATCATGACATGTCACTCAGTCCCATCTAGCCTGGTGGGTAAtaagctaaaaatattttaaatattaaaaacaataccAGCACAGATTCCCCTTCTTCAGGGTTTGGACATTTAACAGTAGAGAACTCTGGATCTGGATCTTTCTGTTCTGGGACCGGAATTGGAGGCTTAAAACCAAATACTTGAAAAGCCAATTGCACATAGTCATGTCCAACTCCATGAAAGGAGGTATGCACAAATTTCAAGGTGGTCTTTGAATTTAAGTCCCTgtaaagaaaaatcatacacatTCTTACTTACCATTTACTAACCACTTcctatagaaaacaaaatttataaaataaataacatttcataACAACTTTCAAAATACATATAAAGAGGATACCCAACATCTGTATATACCTGGCACTTTGTTTCAACATCTACCAATTCTGTCAGTCTGGCTTTATTTCTTCAAAACATACTATTTTGCATAAAATACTTTAGTATTTAAAAACACAATCATAGCCCCACTGTCACATCTAACAAACTgaacaataattttttaatgttgtctaatatttgtgtttacattttcttCAAGTGTCTAAAAATATCATCTGGTTGCTATGTCTCTCAAGTCTTTTAGTTTGTAAATGTTCTTTCCATATGTTTCCAATCCTTGTTCTCTCCCAGAGAATATCCCTGATCTTGGTATGCACATTTGcattcttttcagtttgtttttctcctcctccttccctccttctctctttcagttttgagacaaaatctttgAAAAGTCTCcatctggcttcaaactcattgtgtagctgagggtgacagtttacttctgatcttcctgcgtGTGCCCTAAGCACTGGGATCACATGTGGTATGTCACTGTGTCCAGTTTGTGTGTTACAAAGGATTCAACCCAAGGAGGGCTTTGCTTACaaaaggcaagcactctactaactgagctatgtCTCAGACCTTATGTATATTAGCACGTTTCTCTGATCTGTTTCTACAGTGAATGGATCATTCAATCTAGGGACAACATAAGATTCAATTCTTTTGGCAAGAATAGGTGCTGTATATTTTCCACTAAGTCACAAGAGGAAGTTCATAATGTCAATTTCACAGTTAATATTTATCAGTGTCCTGCCATCCTCATCTATCCATCTGCAATTTCCTATCAATTTATTGCCTATTATAAGCTTTGAGGATGGCTGCTAAGGTTCATGATCAAGATCACAAAATTGTgatgtttttaattctatttattcttctttctgcATTAATAGTTGAATCTGGGGAAGCTAGATCAATGGAAGAACATGTATAAAGCCCCAAGTTCAATCTCtaacacaggaaaaataaaagtggattttctttctttgaaaaatgtttctctttcagCCAACTCTTCAACtctaaaatacaattaaacatgggaaagaaaaattatcacaatgattaaagaattaatcaattttaaaaatgaattcataaCTCATTACAAGTCAGTCCTAAATGAATGATTTTCAGtctaaaaacacacaaaagtgaCCAATAATGTGCTTTCTTAGTATTGCCAACAGctgctggttttctttttttatgtcaaTTAATTATGGTGATTCTTCATTTTG
The DNA window shown above is from Cricetulus griseus strain 17A/GY chromosome 3, alternate assembly CriGri-PICRH-1.0, whole genome shotgun sequence and carries:
- the Pgm2l1 gene encoding glucose 1,6-bisphosphate synthase isoform X2, producing the protein MYKYLERCFSDFKQRGFVVGYDTRGQVTSSCSSHRLAKLTAAVLLAKGVPVYLFSRYVPTPFVPYAVQELKAVAGVMITASHNRKEDNGYKVYWETGAQITSPHDKEILKCIEECVEPWNGSWNDNLVDTSPLKKDPLQDICKRYMEDLKKICFHRDLNSKTTLKFVHTSFHGVGHDYVQLAFQVFGFKPPIPVPEQKDPDPEFSTVKCPNPEEGESVLELSLRLAEKENARIVLATDPDADRLAVAELQENGHWKVFTGNELAALFGWWMFDCWKENKSNADVKNVYMLATTVSSKILKAIALKEGFHFEETLPGFKWIGSRIKDLLGHGKEVLFAFEESIGFLCGTSVLDKDGVSAAVVVAEMASFLETRKVTLTEQLSKVYEKYGYHMSKTSYFLCYDPPTIKTIFERIRNFESPKEYPKFCGAFAILHVRDITTGYDSSQPNKKSVLPVSKNSQMITFTFQNGCVATLRTSGTEPKIKYYAEMCASPGQSDTALLEEELKKLIDALIENFLEPSKNGLIWRSV